A segment of the Branchiostoma floridae strain S238N-H82 unplaced genomic scaffold, Bfl_VNyyK Sc7u5tJ_1326, whole genome shotgun sequence genome:
TATATGCCATGTTATATTATGCtgtccatgttttctgtgtgaATTTGTTACTGCTGTAAGATAGAGTAGCTGTCCCAATTACACGCGACAGCTAGAAAGAAGGCAAGAAACTAATAAACCAACACTGTACTACGCTATAGAATCTATTTTATTCCAATTTAAGGCACGCAAAATTGGCCTGACTGCATGGGATTTACGATGAATACTTCCAATGAATACCTTAATTGATACTTTACGATGAATACTTCCCCTGCAGTTCCCTGCCATGGTCTCCAGTTGGAGTGTGACGGGAGATGCCTGCCGAAATACCGCGCCTGTGACGGGCTGGGAGACTGTTCAAACGGGGAGGACGAGAACAACTGTACAGCCGGAGGTGGGAGTCAGTTAACGTGTCTTTAACACACAAAATATCgtttatttatctatattttCATCTTCACAGTTAGgcgtccctgtagctcaactgttaACGGCCTagagcctcacagttgagctccttgTAACTGGAAAACCCTGAttcaatcctgggaagggcatttcggttggggctgcaccagtCTTTGGAATGATGGTCCATTGTTCGAAGAGCTAGCAACCCctcactgtaaaaatataccctgctacagaaacagcaaagaaacgtGCAAAGAAACGTACCACTAAATACTACCAGGGTCTCACTGAACGAACGAATACAATTGAATTGCAAAGTCCCTTCAGTCAACATCTAGAAGGAGTATGTTTGTATGTCAGACTGAATGTCAAACTATACCTACACAGGTTGTGGAGCTAAGCAGTTCCCCTGCGCGGACGGCACCTGCCTATTGGAGACTCAGCTGTGTGACAACCTGATCGACTGCAGCGGAGGGGAGGATGAGCACGACTGTGGAGGTACTTGCACCAGACACACCATTTACTACACCCTTAGTGTAAAACAGCATAAATAGACCACGGCTAATAATTCAGGTAGAGCATTACATATGGCATCAACATTACACAAAACATCAAGTAACAGGGTGCTATTCATTTGGTGTCAAGTGATAAGGGATCGTATTTCACAAATGTATGAATGATTgattgttatgaaaaaaaatgttaaaaacaacACTGAAGTAGCATACCCAAATTTTAGTGGTCACGGAATGGACCCTTCTGCAGCTTCCCGGATCCGGATGTGACAttggagacacgtgactgcagcaacgGGTCGTATGTGCTCGATAGGTTGTGTCCGATTATGCTCAGTTCCGGGTTCTTTGCAAAAGGAGTGAAGGAGGTTGTGCACATTCGAGCTAACTATGTGCAACCAACAGAGACGGGTggtgacacaggttatctggcacctGCGACGCGATGCAGATGAACTTTTAGGCTATATGGGTGATAGTTTAAGTTCATCTACATCAATCGTAAGGAACAAAGCTTTCTAGTCTTTGCAAATCTCTGACACATGACGACATTTTCCTCACAGACGTTCCACCTGCTGGATTCCCGCTCGGATTGGCCAGTCGGTACATTCCCGATGTTTACGTCACTGCCAGTTCCGAGTACAAGCCGGAGTTCGCCGCATCCCAGGCTCGGCACACGCCTCCGACTACACCGGGGTACTGCTGGGTACCAAGTTCCGTGGTGAACCAATGGCTTCAGGTATGTCTTTCCTTCCATCGCTTCGTATGCAACGTTTggacgaaccccgcagtgccgcaccagtgccccaagtgcattaAGATAGCACCTATAGGGCCTTCAATTGACACTACACCTCGAGTACATAAAGGAACTCATTACATTTATCGAAATGAGTAGGAATCCTTTTCGGTGTGCTTGGATCAAAAACATTACGTCGTAGATGGAATAGGGGACATCCCGAGCAGCCTTTGTATACGTAATCCCTTTAAATTTTCATCTTGTTCAAAGTTAGgctgtccctgtagctcaaccgTTTACGGCCTAGAGCCTCGCAGTTCTAGCTCCTTGTGACTGGAAGACCCTGATTCAATCCTGAATAGGGCCTCTCGATTGGGGCTGCATCCCTATTGGGTCAGTCAGACGAGCTAGCCAAAGCTCGACGATATTTCTGACTTTAAGAAGAAAAGATGTTGCTTCAGTAGATTTTAGTTCAGGTCTTGCACAAGAAAATAACTTCTGAATATCTGTTTTTGAATGTTTGGCCGCAGGTTTACTTTGGCAAGACGACTGACGTCACCGGCGTGGTCATCAGCGGAGGCGGTACGAACTGGGACCTGGGCAGTTGGGTGACGTCATTTACACTGGCCTTCAGCATGGACGGCGCTTTTTGGGTGCCGTACGAAGACAACATGAGCAACAACGTGAAGGtaggaactactgtaaatgcagaaatgttcgcggtggattaatgttcgcggttttcgcggtgaccacttcaccgcgaacttaaaactaccgcgaatatttttctattgtggtatcagactgcagtctatggtgttaccgcgaaattaaatccatcgcgaaaagtcctttttcccgctaccgcgaaattaaatccccgcgaacttaaaatgcatttacagtaaccaaatTACGCACCCGTGAATTATTTAATCAGGCTGGTAAATGATAACAAGATTGAATAACAAGATTCTTAATCACAGTCAACGTTCCGATGACCATATATCACATTCTAGACAATAATGGTCATAGAATATTGCCATATACATCTATGGTTTTCGCTTGAATCACCAACTTCAGACAGAACGATTTGCTCCGTTGCACACCGGAGCATGCCCATATCCTTTTTGTAAAGGtttgatgggttctttaacgcgCGTGAGGTGTGGGTCTCCCCTGACACGGGACCTCTattcaacgtcctatccgaggcaTGGCCCTAACCGAAGatataggtactcatttttacatgaGGGAAGTGAGGATAGccgtgtaaaatgcctttctcAAGCCCATGAGATCGGTggcatggcaggattcgaactcgagaagtcctgagccaaacacgtTGCCGCTGAGCCACGCGATCTCATTGTGACGAGTCATAGACGTATGATGCAATCAATGTTCAGATAACTCCGCCACGgaccgttgttgttgttgacttcgTTCTAACATCTAAACCTAGACCTTCTTACCTTCTTGCACAGGTGTTCCAGGGAAACCGAGACAGGTACAACAAAGTGAGCCGTCCTCTACCATCTCCTGTGACGTCACGCTACATCCGACTGTACCCGACAGGCTATGAGGGTTGGGTTGCCATAGTGATGGAGGTGTACGTCACAAATGGTAAGTTTGCTATATTTCCGTAACCAGTCACGGAGACACAAATGTAGCATATGCATCATCATTGAAAAGTATTTACTCAGAAGATATAAAAAAGTCCAATGTTTGCGTTGCTGgtcaacaaaaacatttcaacgaTACAGCATTTTAGAAGTACAACCGTCGCTTATATGCGTACAGTTCTTATGAAAGCTAATTCcctattttcatttgttttaagACGAAAACACTTGGTTGAAGCAAGGAGAGTACGTCCCATTGGGAGTCGGACTGGATCCCGACGATCCTGCAGAAGTGCCGAAGATTCCCGACCGCGACATGACCGCTTCATCGCGAGGGGACGACTTCTTCCCGTGGCTGGCACGTCTGAACAACGGGAGGGGGCAGCAGCCGGGGGCGAACTGGTCTCCTGACCAGGGTCTCTACATGGACCTGTGGTTCGACACGGACCAGCTGCCTGACACGGACCAGCTGCCCGACATAGGCCGACAGTGGCCTGACACGGACCAGTGGCCGGACATGGACCAGTGGCCGGACATGGACCAGTGGCCCAACACGGACCAGATGCCCGACATTGGTGGACAGTGGCCCGACATGGATCAATGGCCTGACACGGACCAGTGGCCCGACATTGGTGGACAGTGGCCCGACATGGACCAGTTTCCCGACATGGACCAGTTGCCCGACACGGACCAGTTTCCCGACATGGACGAGTGGCCCGACACGGACCAGCTGCCCGACATTGGTGGACAGTGGCCCGACATGGACCAGTGGCCCGGAACGGACCAGCTACCTGACACGGACCAGCTGCCCGACAAAGGCCGACAGTGGCCCGGAACGGACCAGCTGCCTGACACGGACCAGCTGCCCGACATGGGTCGACAGAGGTCCAAGACGGACCAGTTGTCTGACACGGACCAGCTGCCCGACACGGACCAGCTGCCCGACATGGACCAGCTGCCCGACACGGACCAGCCGCCCGACACGGACCAGCCGCCCGACATGGACCAGCTGCCAGACTTGGGCCAGTTGCCCGACATGGACCAGCTGCCCGACACGGACCAGCTGCCTGACACGGACCAGCTGCCCGACATGGACCAGCTGCCAGACTTGGACCAATGGCCCGACATAGACCAGTGGCTACAGGTAACTCTGCTGCCTGATCACCATACTCCCAGTCTACAGTGCAATGGTATACCATCACGGTATGCCACCAGTGGAGTGTCCGGTATGGGCAGGCTATCAGCTGCTGACAAATGTctagggacggttttcaggcgaaaaatacgcgcgACCCTATGTCGATCTTAAAATCCACTGACTTTCCAGCGATCGCGATGtgcgcccgaagatcgtggataatgtgacaggggtattaaaaCAGCATAGCATCCCTTTGCATTGGGTAAGCAAGTGCAGAGAGTGGAATCCAGTAGATGAACTTGGCATAAAGATAAATATGCATTACGttaatgtgatttttttcttcgcACTGCAGATTAAGCACGACAAAATCTACAAAGTTGTCGGTGTCATAACCCAAGGGGCTTACAACCTGGACTactgggtgacgtcatacaagcTGGCGTTCTCTGCGAATGGCCAAACATGGACACCGTACGTAAACGGCACCGGGCACAGCGAGGTAACGGTCAGTTCAAGTACACATTGTGAGAATAGGGTAGTGTAACATTAGCCTGCAGCAAGAtacttacctccatgaaaaatgcaggttttgtttttggtgtgtgtgtgtgtgtgtgcgtgtgtgtatgtgtgtgtgtgtgtgtgtgcgtgtgagtgtgtgtgcgcgtgtgagtgtgtgtgcgtgtgtgcgcgtgtgcgcgtgtgagtgtgtgtatgtgtttccggatatttgtagtcaaCACAACGTTAGAAGCTTcgaatggattgtgatgatatttggtatgtagttaggggttgggaagacgaagatcAATGTAAATTTTTGGGTCCTGGCTTGTGACCTTAGTTACTGCAACAGAATttccggtttttgtatcttttgacctggatattATGCTATTGTCgtgatattttggtggcagaCGCATGACCACATGTACGGTCTATCGCTGGATTAAACGAATTATTCCCCTTAAAGCCTTTTTCGTTTCTTGTTATATCATTCAGAAACCAAAAGTCGTCATGCCATTGTCATCATGTCGTTTCAGGTTTTCCAAGGAAACAACGACAACCATCGGTATGCTCGCAACCTGCTGGACAACCCTGTTCTTGCACAATACACCCGAATCTACCCGCTCACCTTCCACGGGCGGGTTGCACTGAGGGTCGAGGTACTCGTCGAAGATGGTAAGCAGTCTTAATGTGTGCTTTGCataaggtggcatctcactgcacttggggcagcggtgtggcactgcggggttccaaagattactcaacgaatttgagagataaagaacgaattttcttacgttgtgtgtattttgttgtcttactttcacgcaatatctaaattatagaaaatcggcgaaaataacacaacagtaccgtagtgaacgaatcccgcagtgccccACCGGTGCCCCACGTgcggtgagataccacctttagcctccatagcaggctctcacTGAGGGCCGGCAGTACAAGCggcccagtacaaaaagaaatggccagcaaaggtgtattatgagccaaaaaaagtcCCAGAAAGCATGTTATGGAGGctattgtttgaaattttgtttATTATATCATAACTATTGCTACCTACATCAACAAATGAGAGCATCACAGGCATGTGAATatccaaaataaaatcatcACAGGAATGTGGATATGGTCTCTGAAACCTGATTACTACTATTCCTCCACTCTGCCAAAAAACATCACTTTTAGTGCAATAACACGATTATTTTAAGTGcaatagagtcaattccacattaccaagagggtgtttctttgccctttgttctaacattttggaactCTTTATAACAACCtgactgtgataagtaactgtttagaactatttataataTCTGTGTGATGTATTaaatattttctgttgtattcatacatgttagaaacatttctaacatcaaatacattatttgttagtttctaaactgttccaacatagatttatcatttgtgatcacatgttcaaacattgatacaatgttttgtatCTGGGGTAGTGGGCTGgaaagagggcaattcacacatccctgccaagtacacgaaattatgtctgtctgccacctcacaaaagactcaccagtgtcgtctgaagaaaatctaaaaatacaagagccaaacaaaggactcagcttagcagctttggttatgggggcaataaaagtttttatggaaagaaaaaaaatgacacaaattgttggaacatgttggaacaatggcaaaaacacatagatgtttgaaaataaagagatattgGTATTGTtaatttcccaatgtttccaacaaatATGAAAAGGTTCAAagatgttcaaactttcattttaaattgtttgaacaatttagaagtATAGTGACTGAAATACTCTTTTACTTTAAATAGTTCAAACATATTACGAATATTATTttaaaaccctctcggtgacacGGAAATGACCCTACTATGTTTTAATTGCGTATCTACTTTAAACTTGTTATTCTAATGTGTTAGTAATTTTATCGTCTCCATTGCCCTAATAACGCCGAAGGTGATGTTATAACACCAATTCAGCCGTATAAGGCTGCAAGATGTATGACATGTTGGTAAGTTAAGAAATAAACCgttatatatttgaattcctgaCAAGGTTCCGGTTGTGCATCTGACGAGGTCCTCTGTAACGGGACATGTCGACCGAAGGAAAGTTTCTGTCCTTCTTTTGCCGGATGTGTGCCGGAGCGCTTTAACTATGGAGACGAGTAACTACACTGATTATCAAAACTTCTTACCTTCTTACTAGATATACAGTTTACTTAAGATTAATAGTTGAAAGTTAAAGGAACTAGCTGATAGTTTGATAAAAAGAGGAAATTATACCTTTATGAGGTTACATTAAAACATAGATGGAAAATACtaataacaatgataatttTTGCCCAGGaggtaatacagtagaagccgtttaattgtacaccccatttgccagcgtatttcgtgcaattatccgggtggtgcaacaataCGAAGTTATACAGCTTTACCGCACCGGTTCGGGATTTGAGGATATGCCTAGCCTACAAGGACATTATTATATAACGTCCTCGATACAAAAtacgatacaaaatagaaagcccgattaaaaaaaaaaaacagccggatcctagcctctgcttggagagtacactttgctggccatttcgttCTGTACTGGGTCACTTGTACTGCCGGCCCGTAGGCAGTCTTTTTCTGTaaagttaagggcacaacccaccgaacgtgcaatttgtccgtacgttttttttgggaggccacgtccgccacgtatttctgaaaacgttcaggttgtacagggcaggcgaATTCCATACGGTCCtcgaacggacttgaatataaacgaacgtgtgaacccggctttaaACAAAGTACAAATGACTAACAGACAACTAACTAGCTGTCTGTATTGCAGTATTTATTGCGAAGATGTGCTGGAAGCAGTCTGTGGCCTGGAATTGACCATGACGTTGGAGGAGCTCGGATGTTTAGGTTCGTTGATTCATACCGCTCTTGATAGAAAAAAGTGGGTTTATGTGCCAGGCAGTAAATCGATAGAttttagatagatagatagacggATAGATAGATAAACAGATAGACAGATTCTCGTAGACAGACAGTTTAATTTATGAATAGAAATATAGAAAATTACCCTTgacacattactgtaaatgcatttaagttcgcgaggatttactttcgcggtagcgggaaaatggagtgttcgcggtggttctaagtTCGCGGAAGCGCCATAGAGTGTAAAGGAtaaaatttcgcggtggttttaagttcgcagtgcaGTGgcaaccgcgaaaaccgcgaacataaaacactgcgaacatttctgcattgctAAGAAAACATTTCGTAGCGCAAGCGCAGTCGGCACCTTGAACCTCTTTATTCTTTCTTGTAGAAATCGACAGTCAGTTCACTCAGTGTTGGGATGACGTCAGTCCTGGAGAAGACTCTGACGTGTTCCACGAAAGCCAGGCTTGTGACGGCACAAGTGACTGCTTGTCGGGGAAGGACGAGGCAAGCTGCGACGGTAAGACTTTTCCTAGCCTGTGTTTGCACAATCTTTCGCTggttggggttaatgacccccaccccaagggcggcggcaattgtagggccggccgctaggagcgtgattttagtcaggctagactTCTCCGGTCCGGTCTCATTTGTGCTAAAATAGAACATTATGTTGTGGTGTTGACGTAACGGTTACGGTGTGCGCAGAGTCCAAAAGTCTTGGGTTCGAATCCTTTGAGATGCCaacgacgttgtgcccttaggaaatgcactttacacgtcTTTActcactctacccaggtgtaaaaatgggtacttgcTTAGGTTGGGGAGGctatggaaggagagggatgggccaTTATTACCTTATCATGTTTAATGGTTTTTTTATGTGGCACTATTAGAATAATCTATTAACGTGATTTCCGTGCCACTTTGTCCTTGTTTCGGTTCCAAAGCAGAAAACGAAAACTACAGTTTTCACAGAGCCACATATATACAAGGAGGCAATAATACGTGAGAAGTTTTTTGATTGTGTTACAGACTGTGCGATGGAATGTCCGACGGACCTAAGTGGCGGCTGCGTCCCTAGTGGATGGATCTGTGATGACTTTCAGGACTGTTTCGATGGGAAAGACGAACAAGGGTGTGCCCAAGGTAGGTGTTGGACCCGTGATCATAGGAAGATCTAGAgcagttaaggtggtatctcactgcacttggggcaccggggttcgttcactgtggcactgttttgttattttcaccgatgtttttgtttttagataTTAGCAAATACGACTaaatgtatgacttaaaagacaacaaaataaacaaaacggaagaaaattcgctctttatctctgaaattcgttgagccaTCTATGAACCtcgtagtgccgcaccggtgccccaagtgcagtgagataccaactttAATGTTCAACACTTTTGTCTAGCCCGTGGCGTCGTATTGGCGTATAGGTTAGGGCATTTGGCCCAGGACCAAGCGGTCCTTACATGCCATGGAAAAGGCAAtacacaaatttcctcactctTCAGTCAGGtacaaatgagtacctagcttccgTAGGTGAGCCACACATCAAGCAaaagaatccaccacacttattAAAAGTGTAAGTTAGGGGTCCAatctcggtgtgagtggatcgaATAACTCTGTCCGGATATGTAGCTAGTACAAACCTTGTGTGTTATGGCTTCAGGTGGTTTACTGGGTTtgcaataaaacaaataaacaaacaaacaatctgtATGTGTTACGAATGACTCTCAATCAATAGAGATGTTCAGTCCTAGTCTGTGTATCACctactctgctgtctggggctgtaattataactgcccccccccccccccactaggAGGCCGCCCGGACGTTGGctttgggtgggctgctataggcgagatttaatcaggctagtacTGTCCATGACAGGTGTGCCCAAACACTGCTTCTTCACCTGCCGTAACAACGTCACCTGTCTGCCGTCACGTCAGCTGGGGGACGGACATCAGGACTGTGCTGACGGGGAGGACGAAAGACCCAGACATGGTGAGTCGCAACGGTAgtgatactagtagtttgtgCAAAGACGACATAGCCAAGTTTACACAAATGCGCCTGGACACAGACAAGAACTTCCCGAATCATAACCTTATTTAtgatttgtttatctatttgtttatctAAAAGTTTAGTGAATACAATGTGAATACTATGCATCACTAGTCTTCCCGTAGTCATTAGACAAACAAATTACATTAAAAAATGGAGGTTCCGCTGAAGTACCTTagttagcaagccgctagggggcccattatcgaacttgacattCGTTttcccacctaccaaatatcatcaggatcctttcaagcctcctcgagttatactgttgacacacacacacacatatagacacatgaacacgctcaaaacataaccttctgccattctggcgaaCGTAACAACACATTACATTGAGACTATTTACACCCTAACGTCACTTACACCTAAAGATACACTAACACTTATAGCATTACTAAAACTATACCTAATACTACTCTGAACATTGTTCAAAGTAAAAGTAATGCAGTTGAGAGGTCATGTagctgagaggtcagaggtcaggatCAAATATTCTATATATTTATGTACATAGTTGTCAATATTTGCCTTCTACCACCAGTACTGCAGAGGTCTGCAAGTTTAActtatttttgattttgtttatggATTGCTGGAATGAAGAGGGTGCTTCACAAGACTGTGTCACATTGCGATAGGGAATCAGACAGCTTGGAGCAAATTTCCTCTCTACAAACAAATTGATCGCGACCGGAACGTCACATCCTCAGTTTTGTCTTGCTTCTAGGAGCAAAAGATAATTTAATTTCAAATCGCAGTGTTGCCATTGCAATTGAGTCAAGAACcaaattttcatcatcatcatcgcgggctgcttgcccggaccaagtccaccctgtGACCAAATTTTACAATGACTAAAAATTCATCAAAAAGGGATTTTCGTCCATTTTCGCGTTGTAGTAATCCAGGCGACAAAATGCGTCAAATTGCACCCACTTCTGAATACCTGTCTGGCACCACTTTGCGAATGCCTTGCGCAAGTCCAGTAAGACACCAGTTTGAAATTTGCGCCAATAGAATAAGCTATTCTAATCAATGACCACAAATCTGTTGCTACAGTTGAAGACGCTCTGTGGCACAGGTGGCACACTTGCAACTACAACTGTTTGTCCGTCTACGGCAACGCGTCATGCGTCCCTGCCGTATTCACTTGTGACGGAGAAGCGGACTGTTTGAAGGAAGAAGACGAAGAGGGCTGTGACGTAGAAGATACAGTGAGGCGGGGTTGTTTGACATACTTCTGTCCCCTGCCCGGTCAGCTGGACCCGATCTGTGTGCCAGCTCACCAGATCTGCGACGGTTATCCGGATTGTGCCTCAGGGGAGGACGAGCAGGGGTGTGGCTACGCGGAAGGCGTGCCCACTCAACCCAACATCACAGCGAGCGTCGGTCCATCGACTGATGGGGTGGGCCAAGAACTGACCGGGGAGCCCACACGTGGTCAAGAGACACAGGAAAGACCAACTGCAGAACCAACAGGTGAGAAGAATGATGACGTTCCAATACTTTCTTGTCACGCAGTGTTTTGATCAGTATGGTTTCCATCAACAAGTATGGAATTTCTGGAACGAGCTAAAATGCCATCTCCAACGTACACAAAAAAGTGGACTTACCCAAACAGCTCCagttttgtcaaggaatgaacagtcCATTGCTGCTGTGTCACGCTATGTAGATAacacacgtgactcggtgagcagtggatcataagttgcagtaagtctatggcgcccgccatctctgttcagggatgtacatgctctgatgtagatggcttttTTAAATCCCTCTAGCAATATTTTGTGTCGGAAATTACAGTTAACTCTGTCCAGAaagacttctaccaacacagataaacttttaaACTAAGTATGGAATTTTGTAACCATTTTCCATGTACCCGAATTCGGAGTAACTTAGCACACTTCTTCCATCTTTATACTCAGCACATATATCTAAATGTATGCATATTTTTTTCTAGTTGGAGGGTTGGATGTCGGGAGTCATGGACCCCAGGACCGGGCTGTGGTTTGGATGATAGCCGCTGCACTGGGCAGTCAGATTCTCTATAGTCTGGCTTTCTAGCTATACAACGTCTCGACAGTAGGAAACAAAAGAACATTTTGGAATCATAAGAATGAATCATTTACGGATGCCACAAACATCATATTTTTACTTCAATTTGTTGATAGCTCTTTGAGAAGATATGCATTTTAACCAAGGATCAATTACAGGAAAACTTGAATTAATGCTGTG
Coding sequences within it:
- the LOC118407364 gene encoding low-density lipoprotein receptor class A domain-containing protein 3-like; this encodes MECPTDLSGGCVPSGWICDDFQDCFDGKDEQGCAQGVPKHCFFTCRNNVTCLPSRQLGDGHQDCADGEDERPRHVEDALWHRWHTCNYNCLSVYGNASCVPAVFTCDGEADCLKEEDEEGCDVEDTVRRGCLTYFCPLPGQLDPICVPAHQICDGYPDCASGEDEQGCGYAEGVPTQPNITASVGPSTDGVGQELTGEPTRGQETQERPTAEPT
- the LOC118407363 gene encoding spore coat assembly protein ExsA-like, translated to MDLWFDTDQLPDTDQLPDIGRQWPDTDQWPDMDQWPDMDQWPNTDQMPDIGGQWPDMDQWPDTDQWPDIGGQWPDMDQFPDMDQLPDTDQFPDMDEWPDTDQLPDIGGQWPDMDQWPGTDQLPDTDQLPDKGRQWPGTDQLPDTDQLPDMGRQRSKTDQLSDTDQLPDTDQLPDMDQLPDTDQPPDTDQPPDMDQLPDLGQLPDMDQLPDTDQLPDTDQLPDMDQLPDLDQWPDIDQWLQVTLLPDHHTPSLQCNGIPSRYATSGVSD